The sequence GTTGCCGGTGGTCTGCGCGGCGATCGGCGCAGCCACGACAAGCGTGGCCAGCGCGGCGCAAAGGGAGGCGGACAGGAGGCGAAGACGGGGCATGGCGCGCTCGAACTTACTCCAGGGACACGCGGCGTGACGCATCGGTGAAACCACAGTGTTGCACGGGCAGTCAGGCTCGGGGGGTGGAAAACCCCCTGCCGGTCACCGCATATTGCCGACCAGCCAGCAGGACCGAAGTTCAGGAGTTCCGAAGTGACCCATCCCGTGATCACCCTCTACAGCACCGCCATCTGCCCGTACTGCGTCGCCGCCAAGAACTTCCTCAAGAGCAAGGGCTTGAGCTGGACGGAAGTGCGCATCGACACCGCGCCGGGCGAGCGCGAAAAGATGGTGGCGCTGACGCGGCGCACCAGCGTGCCGCAGATTTTCGTCGGAGATCACCACGTGGGCGGCTACGACGACATGATGGCGCTGCACCGCTCCGGGCAGTTCGAACCCTTGCTGGTGGCCGCATGAGCGCGCCCAGCGGCGGTGGCGACGAAGCGGATCGCGTCCGCCAGTTCACCGAATTCCGCAAGCGCATGAACGAGCGGATCCTGGCCGAGCCGAACCAGGTCGTCCGCCGCTTCTTCGCGCTCGACACGCAGACCTACCACGCCGGCGCGCTCGACGTGAAGACCAAGGAGCTGCTGGGCCTGGTCGCCTCGATGGTCCTGCGCTGCGACGACTGCATCAGCTACCACGTGGCGCAGTGCCGCGAGGCGGGCGTGAACCGCGACGAGATGTTCGAAGCCTTCTCCGTCGGGCTGGTGGTCGGTGGTTCGATCGTGATCCCGCACTTGCGGCGGGCGGTGGACTTCCTCGACCGCCTCGAGTCCGGCGACGCGGCCGCCGCGCCGGCCCACGACCACGGTTGAACCCTACGGTGCCGGACGGAGGCGAAGCCCCGTCTGGCATAATGGCGGGCTTCGCAGTCCGGACGCCCCCTCATGCAGACCCCCGCGCAACACACCATCACCGTCCTTCGCGGCGACGGCATCGGCCCCGAGATCATGGACGCCACGCTCCATGTCCTGGACACGATGAACCTCGGCCTGCAGTACGAGTACGCCGAAGCCGGCATGACGGCGCTGGAGAAGGTGGGCGAACTGCTCCCGGCCGCGACGATGGATTCGATCCGCAAGAACCGCATCGCGCTGAAGAGCCCGCTCACCACGCCGGTCGGCGAAGGCTTCAGCTCGATCAACGTCGAACTGCGCAAGCGCTTCGACCTGTACGCCAACGTGCGTCCGGCCAAGAGCTTCCCGAACACCAAATCGCGCTTCGCCTCGGGCGTCGACCTGATCACCGTGCGCGAGAACACCGAAGGCGCGTACATCGGCGAAGGCCAGTCCGTGTCGGAAGACGGCGAGACCGCGCTGCTCACG comes from Lysobacter sp. KIS68-7 and encodes:
- the grxC gene encoding glutaredoxin 3 — encoded protein: MTHPVITLYSTAICPYCVAAKNFLKSKGLSWTEVRIDTAPGEREKMVALTRRTSVPQIFVGDHHVGGYDDMMALHRSGQFEPLLVAA
- a CDS encoding carboxymuconolactone decarboxylase family protein, which produces MSAPSGGGDEADRVRQFTEFRKRMNERILAEPNQVVRRFFALDTQTYHAGALDVKTKELLGLVASMVLRCDDCISYHVAQCREAGVNRDEMFEAFSVGLVVGGSIVIPHLRRAVDFLDRLESGDAAAAPAHDHG